The Brachyhypopomus gauderio isolate BG-103 chromosome 1, BGAUD_0.2, whole genome shotgun sequence genome includes a window with the following:
- the sord gene encoding sorbitol dehydrogenase isoform X1 gives MDEDNLSVVLHAKGDLRLEQRPIPEPGPNEVLLQMHSVGICGSDVHYWQHGRIGDFVLQKPMVLGHEAAGRVVKVGSAVTHLKPGDRVAIEPGVPREVDEFFKSGRYNLSPTMFFCATPPDDGNLSRYYKHDANFCYKLPDNVTFEEGALIEPLSVGIHACRKAGVTLGSSVLICGAGPIGLVSLVVAKAMGASQVVISDLSAERLAKAKELGADFLLPVRREDVPKEMAQRVEGMLGGKPHITMECTGAESCIQTAIYATRSGGVVVLVGLGAEMTTAPLVNAAIREVEIKGVFRYCNTWPVAISMLASQRVNVKPLVTHRFGLERAVDAFDTARQGLGIKVMLKCDKNDQNP, from the exons ATGGACGAAGACAATCTTTCTGTGGTCCTGCACGCCAAAGGAGATCTAAGGCTG GAACAGCGTCCCATTCCAGAACCCGGGCCAAACG AGGTGCTGCTTCAGATGCATTCCGTTGGGATCTGCGGATCGGACGTGCACTACTGGCAACATGGACGGATCGGAGATTTTGTTCTTCAGAAGCCGATGGTACTGGGCCACGAAGCCGCTGGACGCGTGGTTAAAGTGGGCTCTGCGGTCACGCACCTCAAACCAG GGGACAGGGTGGCTATTGAACCTGGGGTTCCTCGTGAAGTGGACGAGTTCTTTAAATCCGGTCGCTACAACTTGTCACCAACCATGTTCTTCTGCGCAACGCCACCTGACGATGGCAACCTTTCCAGATACTACAAACACGACGCCAATTTCTGCTACAA ACTGCCCGATAATGTGACGTTTGAGGAAGGGGCTCTGATCGAGCCTCTGTCAGTGGGGATTCATGCGTGCAGGAAAGCCGGGGTAACCCTGGGCAGCTCTGTGCTCATCTGCGGAGCAG GACCGATTGGACTGGTCTCTTTGGTGGTAGCTAAAGCAATGGGTGCCTCTCAGGTGGTAATAAGTG ACCTGTCTGCTGAGAGGCTGGCCAAAGCGAAAGAGCTGGGAGCGgacttcctgcttcctgtgaGGAGAGAGGACGTACCGAAGGAAATGGCCCAGCGTGTGGAGGGCATGCTGGGGGGAAAACCCCACATCACCATGGAGTGTACCGGGGCAGAGAGCTGCATTCAAACAGCCATCTAT GCCACGCGATCGGGGggcgtggtggtgctggtgggacTCGGAGCGGAGATGACCACGGCGCCTCTCGTCAACGCAGCCATCAGAGAAGTGGAGATCAAGGGCGTGTTCCGCTACTGCAACAC GTGGCCTGTGGCAATCTCCATGTTGGCCTCCCAGCGTGTGAACGTGAAGCCGCTGGTCACGCATCGTTTTGGGCTGGAGCGGGCCGTGGACGCCTTCGACACTGCACGGCAGGGGCTTGGCATCAAAGTCATGCTGAAATGCGACAAGAATGACCAGAACCCCtga
- the sord gene encoding sorbitol dehydrogenase isoform X2 — translation MHSVGICGSDVHYWQHGRIGDFVLQKPMVLGHEAAGRVVKVGSAVTHLKPGDRVAIEPGVPREVDEFFKSGRYNLSPTMFFCATPPDDGNLSRYYKHDANFCYKLPDNVTFEEGALIEPLSVGIHACRKAGVTLGSSVLICGAGPIGLVSLVVAKAMGASQVVISDLSAERLAKAKELGADFLLPVRREDVPKEMAQRVEGMLGGKPHITMECTGAESCIQTAIYATRSGGVVVLVGLGAEMTTAPLVNAAIREVEIKGVFRYCNTWPVAISMLASQRVNVKPLVTHRFGLERAVDAFDTARQGLGIKVMLKCDKNDQNP, via the exons ATGCATTCCGTTGGGATCTGCGGATCGGACGTGCACTACTGGCAACATGGACGGATCGGAGATTTTGTTCTTCAGAAGCCGATGGTACTGGGCCACGAAGCCGCTGGACGCGTGGTTAAAGTGGGCTCTGCGGTCACGCACCTCAAACCAG GGGACAGGGTGGCTATTGAACCTGGGGTTCCTCGTGAAGTGGACGAGTTCTTTAAATCCGGTCGCTACAACTTGTCACCAACCATGTTCTTCTGCGCAACGCCACCTGACGATGGCAACCTTTCCAGATACTACAAACACGACGCCAATTTCTGCTACAA ACTGCCCGATAATGTGACGTTTGAGGAAGGGGCTCTGATCGAGCCTCTGTCAGTGGGGATTCATGCGTGCAGGAAAGCCGGGGTAACCCTGGGCAGCTCTGTGCTCATCTGCGGAGCAG GACCGATTGGACTGGTCTCTTTGGTGGTAGCTAAAGCAATGGGTGCCTCTCAGGTGGTAATAAGTG ACCTGTCTGCTGAGAGGCTGGCCAAAGCGAAAGAGCTGGGAGCGgacttcctgcttcctgtgaGGAGAGAGGACGTACCGAAGGAAATGGCCCAGCGTGTGGAGGGCATGCTGGGGGGAAAACCCCACATCACCATGGAGTGTACCGGGGCAGAGAGCTGCATTCAAACAGCCATCTAT GCCACGCGATCGGGGggcgtggtggtgctggtgggacTCGGAGCGGAGATGACCACGGCGCCTCTCGTCAACGCAGCCATCAGAGAAGTGGAGATCAAGGGCGTGTTCCGCTACTGCAACAC GTGGCCTGTGGCAATCTCCATGTTGGCCTCCCAGCGTGTGAACGTGAAGCCGCTGGTCACGCATCGTTTTGGGCTGGAGCGGGCCGTGGACGCCTTCGACACTGCACGGCAGGGGCTTGGCATCAAAGTCATGCTGAAATGCGACAAGAATGACCAGAACCCCtga